In Halapricum desulfuricans, a single window of DNA contains:
- a CDS encoding ATP-dependent helicase: protein MGARELLADANVSFDPETVEVDDGDVLETLDPVVREWWVEQFGEFVPENGGFFTPPQKGAIPRIHEGENALIAAPTGSGKTMASFVGIINELFARDRADELENSVYCLYVSPLKSLANDIHRNLEVPLDGITGKLDERGEDVEIRHAIRHGDTDDSERQRMLEETPHILNTTPETLSILLNAPKFKQKLETVEYVIVDEIHSLAANKRGTHLSVSLERLEAMAEQSPTRIGCSATVEPVETMAEFLVGQDADGEPREYEIVDARFAREFDIELSTPTDDLIDTPPEVVTDRFYEQLHELIQEHTNTIVFTNTRSGAERVLHNLRANFEAYDEDNSGAHHGSLSRDSREAIERQLKAGEIDVVTTSTSLELGIDMPHVDLVVQVGSPKSVAALLQRVGRAGHQLGETVTGRVVALDRDELVECAVMLAKAEEGFVDRVFVPEAAQDVAVQHVYGMAINGPRPEAEIRGILTRAYPYRNYGDEQWTSLMRYLTADYPGLEEKNVYAKIWRDTNDPPDGEYHYEEFDVGERLIGKRGRMARVIYMTNIGTIPDSFTCDVFTRSGEEWVGQLDEAYLDNLETGDVFVLGGEHFEFRYRRGSKVYVDRTSARPTVPSWFSERLPMSYDLGREILTFQRESLSRLSEGGRPAVRTWLREFPIDEHSVRAITRLFDEQVRYTGPESVATDERLVIEEVRDRGEYERRYHVHSTYGRRFNDGFSRLLANHVAQQATANVQVAVADNGFTLSMPLNRKVDIEGLVRDLDPDSVREDLRASLEGTDLLERYFRINATRALMILKRYKGYEKSASEQQFNADMLLDFATDLEEFAVIEETYREILEDKLNVDAIEDVLGSIQSGDVSVNSIRVDSPTPRAFGLATLSASDVVLAEDESAVLQEFHQRVLDEIDDEPADAATSD, encoded by the coding sequence ATGGGTGCCCGGGAGCTCCTTGCCGACGCGAACGTCTCCTTCGATCCCGAGACCGTCGAGGTCGACGATGGGGACGTGCTGGAGACGCTCGATCCGGTCGTCCGCGAGTGGTGGGTCGAACAGTTCGGCGAGTTCGTTCCCGAGAACGGCGGCTTCTTCACCCCGCCACAAAAAGGGGCGATCCCACGTATCCACGAGGGCGAGAACGCACTGATCGCAGCGCCGACGGGCAGCGGGAAGACCATGGCCTCTTTCGTCGGCATCATCAACGAACTGTTTGCCCGCGACCGGGCCGACGAGCTGGAAAACTCCGTGTACTGTCTCTACGTTTCGCCGCTCAAGTCGCTGGCCAACGACATCCATCGCAACCTCGAAGTACCGCTAGATGGAATCACCGGGAAACTCGATGAACGCGGCGAGGACGTCGAGATCCGCCACGCGATCCGTCACGGCGACACCGACGACAGCGAGCGCCAGCGGATGCTCGAGGAGACTCCCCACATCCTCAACACGACTCCGGAGACGCTTTCGATCCTGCTCAACGCCCCGAAGTTCAAGCAGAAACTCGAGACCGTCGAGTACGTCATCGTCGACGAGATCCACAGCCTCGCCGCGAACAAACGCGGCACGCACCTCTCGGTGTCGCTGGAGCGGCTCGAGGCGATGGCCGAGCAGTCGCCGACGCGGATCGGCTGTTCGGCGACCGTCGAACCCGTAGAGACGATGGCCGAGTTTCTGGTCGGCCAGGATGCTGACGGCGAGCCACGCGAGTACGAGATCGTCGACGCCCGCTTCGCCCGCGAGTTCGATATCGAACTCTCGACACCGACCGACGACCTGATCGACACCCCGCCAGAAGTCGTCACCGATCGCTTCTACGAGCAGCTTCACGAACTCATTCAGGAGCATACGAACACGATCGTATTCACCAACACGCGATCGGGCGCGGAGCGAGTCCTGCACAACCTGCGGGCGAACTTCGAGGCCTACGACGAGGACAACTCCGGGGCCCACCACGGCAGTCTCTCGAGGGACAGCCGCGAGGCGATCGAACGGCAGTTGAAGGCCGGCGAGATCGACGTGGTGACGACCTCGACCAGTCTCGAACTGGGGATCGACATGCCCCACGTCGATCTGGTCGTGCAGGTCGGCTCGCCCAAGTCCGTGGCTGCGCTCCTCCAGCGCGTCGGACGCGCGGGCCACCAGCTCGGCGAGACCGTCACCGGCCGCGTCGTCGCCCTCGACCGCGACGAACTGGTCGAGTGTGCGGTCATGCTCGCGAAGGCCGAGGAGGGGTTCGTCGATCGCGTGTTCGTCCCCGAGGCCGCCCAGGACGTCGCCGTCCAGCACGTCTACGGGATGGCGATCAACGGCCCCCGACCGGAGGCGGAGATCCGCGGGATCCTGACGCGAGCATACCCCTACCGGAACTACGGAGACGAGCAGTGGACATCACTCATGCGGTATCTCACGGCCGACTATCCCGGTCTCGAGGAGAAGAACGTCTACGCCAAGATCTGGCGCGACACCAACGATCCGCCCGACGGCGAGTACCACTACGAGGAGTTCGACGTCGGCGAGCGGTTGATCGGCAAGCGCGGGCGGATGGCTCGAGTCATCTACATGACCAACATCGGGACGATCCCCGACAGCTTCACCTGCGACGTGTTCACTCGATCGGGCGAGGAGTGGGTCGGACAACTCGACGAGGCGTACCTGGACAATCTCGAGACGGGCGACGTGTTCGTGCTGGGCGGCGAGCACTTCGAGTTCCGGTATCGCCGCGGCTCGAAGGTCTACGTCGATCGGACCTCGGCCCGCCCGACCGTCCCCTCGTGGTTCTCCGAGCGGTTGCCGATGAGCTACGACCTCGGGCGTGAGATCCTCACGTTCCAGCGTGAGTCCCTCTCGCGTCTTTCCGAAGGTGGCCGACCCGCAGTCAGGACGTGGCTCCGGGAGTTCCCGATCGACGAACACAGCGTCCGGGCGATCACGCGGCTGTTCGACGAGCAGGTCCGGTACACCGGCCCCGAGAGCGTCGCGACCGACGAGCGACTCGTCATCGAGGAAGTGCGCGACCGCGGGGAGTACGAACGGCGATATCACGTCCACTCGACGTACGGACGGCGGTTCAACGACGGCTTTTCGCGGCTGCTGGCCAACCACGTCGCTCAGCAGGCGACCGCCAACGTCCAGGTCGCGGTCGCTGACAACGGTTTCACGCTCTCGATGCCGCTCAACCGCAAGGTCGACATCGAGGGGCTCGTCAGGGATCTCGACCCCGATTCGGTCAGGGAGGACCTGCGGGCGAGTCTGGAGGGAACGGACCTGCTGGAACGGTATTTCCGGATTAACGCCACCCGGGCGCTGATGATTCTCAAGCGCTACAAGGGCTACGAGAAGTCCGCCAGCGAACAGCAGTTCAACGCCGACATGTTGCTGGATTTCGCGACCGACCTCGAGGAGTTCGCGGTCATCGAGGAGACCTACCGAGAGATCCTCGAAGACAAACTCAACGTCGACGCCATCGAGGACGTTCTCGGGTCGATTCAGTCAGGTGACGTCAGCGTCAATTCGATCCGGGTGGACTCGCCCACGCCGCGGGCGTTCGGCCTGGCGACGCTGTCGGCCAGCGACGTCGTGCTCGCCGAGGACGAGTCCGCAGTGCTACAGGAGTTTCACCAGCGCGTGCTCGACGAAATCGATGACGAACCCGCGGACGCGGCGACGAGTGACTAG
- a CDS encoding M48 family metallopeptidase: protein MRHPGLKLRMAIVGSILFGFYALVAAVLYAMFGGSTMVLALVLAGSVLLIGVQYKVGKWGALRSVGAQDMPEDDPRYREIHRSVERLSDEMGIDKPRLMIAEMGVPNAFAVGRKGAGVVVVSAQLIQLLDHDELEGVLAHELSHIRNRDVVTMVVGQGIATIVGLVAQFAVLFAGDNDLADLFVSMIVGNIVQFLVMLFVLAISRYREYVADSDAAEAIGRGEPLARALEKISGADHSRSRVSEEASALCIFGESRSLLAKLVSTHPPTEKRIEKLR, encoded by the coding sequence ATGCGACATCCAGGTCTCAAGCTCCGGATGGCGATCGTCGGATCGATCCTGTTCGGGTTCTACGCGCTCGTCGCCGCCGTCCTCTATGCGATGTTCGGCGGTTCGACGATGGTACTCGCGCTCGTACTTGCGGGGAGCGTCCTGTTGATCGGCGTCCAGTACAAGGTCGGCAAATGGGGTGCACTGCGCAGCGTCGGCGCGCAGGACATGCCCGAAGACGATCCCCGATATCGGGAGATCCACCGGTCGGTCGAGCGACTCAGCGACGAGATGGGCATCGACAAGCCCCGGCTGATGATCGCCGAGATGGGCGTGCCGAACGCCTTCGCCGTCGGTCGCAAGGGTGCCGGAGTCGTGGTCGTCTCCGCGCAACTCATCCAGCTGCTGGATCACGACGAACTCGAGGGCGTGCTCGCACACGAACTGTCGCACATCCGCAACCGGGACGTCGTGACGATGGTCGTCGGGCAGGGGATCGCGACGATCGTCGGGCTCGTCGCGCAGTTCGCCGTGCTCTTTGCCGGCGACAACGACCTCGCCGACCTCTTCGTCAGTATGATCGTCGGGAACATTGTCCAGTTCCTGGTAATGTTGTTCGTGCTGGCAATCTCGCGCTATCGGGAGTACGTCGCCGACAGCGACGCAGCCGAGGCGATCGGCCGCGGCGAACCGCTGGCACGTGCGCTGGAAAAGATCAGCGGTGCCGATCACAGCCGCTCGCGAGTCAGCGAGGAGGCCAGCGCGCTCTGTATCTTCGGTGAATCACGGAGCCTCCTCGCAAAGCTCGTCTCGACACACCCGCCGACCGAAAAGCGCATCGAGAAACTTCGGTAG
- a CDS encoding DUF5786 family protein translates to MAMGSFDDDEHERRERKNTEVDASFDDDRTTYHGSVDYDAGESTEELLDQFEEIKSS, encoded by the coding sequence ATGGCGATGGGCTCCTTCGACGACGACGAGCACGAGCGCCGCGAGCGTAAAAACACCGAGGTCGACGCGAGTTTCGACGACGACCGGACGACCTATCATGGGAGCGTCGACTACGACGCCGGTGAATCGACAGAGGAACTCCTCGATCAGTTCGAGGAGATCAAATCGTCCTGA
- a CDS encoding DUF7561 family protein, translating into MATRRCDGCNERTRIAGGISDFWSQAGGSSGGVTLELADGSEHFLCFECLDRLPEDRAVTAEDIEAL; encoded by the coding sequence ATGGCGACTCGACGCTGTGACGGCTGCAACGAGCGGACCCGGATCGCCGGCGGGATCAGCGACTTCTGGAGCCAGGCCGGCGGATCGAGCGGCGGGGTCACCCTCGAACTGGCCGACGGCAGCGAGCACTTCCTCTGTTTCGAGTGTCTCGATCGACTCCCCGAGGACCGTGCGGTGACAGCCGAGGACATCGAGGCGCTGTGA
- a CDS encoding helicase C-terminal domain-containing protein has protein sequence MDPSRIEEAFPAPEYRGAQKQALADIREAFEAGNDVVLVRAPTGSGKSLLARAIAGCAREGSQASASQPIDAYYTTPQVSQLDDVAEDPLLEGLSIIRGKNNYDCILPGETDTPVDQAPCVREREFECQVKHRCPYFSDRAIAANRRIAAMTLAYFMQTAGSDVFGARDVVVIDEAHGLGEWAEMYATIDLRPDTVPIWDAREPPEIDGLDDAAAYAQGLVQAADRRLSELRGNAELTPEEAEERDRLQQLRSDLKWFREEYRDPEAATTWVVDQPDGAGSPVTIKPLDPERFLGHTVWDRGNTFALLSATILNKEAFCATVGLDPDRVALVDVPHTFPVENRPLYDVTRGKMTYEHRDETLPEIARVLVRLMAHHPTEKGLVHCHSYAIQEQLEHHLEEFGVGRRIRSHDQDDRDGQLAAWQRSDDPEVFLSVKMEEALDLEGDRCRWQLLTKAPYPNTRDSRVARRLEDGQWGWYYRTALRTVIQACGRVVRSPDDYGATYLADDSLLDLFERARTDMPDWFGGQVDRLSVPDLPAFDPGVATAEMDGRSRTRSRSSRPSNDPIADVWETE, from the coding sequence GTGGATCCGTCCCGCATCGAGGAGGCCTTCCCCGCGCCCGAATACAGAGGTGCCCAGAAACAGGCTCTTGCAGACATCCGGGAGGCGTTCGAGGCCGGCAACGACGTCGTGCTCGTGCGCGCACCGACCGGCAGCGGCAAGTCTCTGCTGGCGCGGGCCATCGCCGGCTGCGCTCGCGAGGGGAGCCAGGCCTCGGCGAGCCAGCCCATCGACGCCTACTACACGACGCCACAGGTTTCCCAACTTGACGACGTCGCCGAGGACCCCCTTCTGGAGGGCCTGTCGATCATCCGCGGGAAGAACAACTACGACTGCATCCTCCCGGGCGAAACCGACACGCCCGTCGATCAGGCTCCCTGTGTCCGAGAACGGGAGTTCGAGTGTCAGGTCAAACACCGCTGTCCCTACTTCTCGGACCGTGCCATCGCGGCCAACCGCCGGATCGCCGCGATGACGCTGGCGTACTTCATGCAGACCGCCGGCAGCGACGTCTTCGGCGCTCGCGACGTCGTCGTCATCGACGAGGCCCACGGCCTGGGCGAGTGGGCCGAGATGTACGCGACCATCGACTTGCGTCCCGACACCGTTCCGATCTGGGACGCCCGCGAGCCGCCCGAGATCGACGGCCTCGACGACGCCGCCGCCTACGCGCAGGGACTGGTTCAGGCAGCCGACCGTCGGCTCTCGGAGCTTCGGGGCAACGCCGAACTCACGCCGGAAGAGGCCGAGGAGCGCGACCGCCTCCAGCAGCTGCGGTCGGATCTGAAGTGGTTCCGCGAGGAGTACCGCGATCCCGAGGCCGCGACGACCTGGGTGGTCGATCAACCCGACGGCGCGGGCTCGCCGGTGACGATCAAGCCGCTCGATCCCGAACGGTTTCTCGGCCACACCGTCTGGGACCGGGGCAACACGTTCGCGCTGCTGTCGGCGACGATCCTGAACAAGGAGGCGTTCTGCGCGACCGTCGGTCTCGATCCCGACCGCGTCGCGCTGGTCGACGTACCTCACACCTTCCCCGTCGAGAACCGGCCGCTGTACGACGTCACCCGGGGGAAGATGACCTACGAGCACCGCGATGAAACGCTGCCGGAGATCGCTCGCGTGCTCGTGCGTCTGATGGCTCATCACCCCACCGAGAAGGGGCTCGTGCACTGTCACTCGTATGCGATCCAAGAGCAACTGGAGCACCATCTCGAGGAGTTCGGCGTCGGACGCCGGATCCGGAGCCACGACCAGGACGACCGCGACGGCCAGCTGGCAGCCTGGCAGCGCAGCGACGATCCCGAGGTTTTCCTCTCGGTCAAGATGGAGGAAGCGCTGGATCTGGAGGGTGACCGCTGTCGGTGGCAACTCCTGACGAAGGCCCCCTATCCCAACACCCGTGATTCGCGGGTCGCCCGCCGCCTCGAGGACGGACAGTGGGGCTGGTATTACCGGACGGCACTCCGGACGGTGATCCAGGCCTGCGGGCGGGTCGTCCGCTCGCCGGACGATTACGGCGCGACCTATCTCGCCGACGACTCGCTGCTGGATCTCTTCGAGCGTGCCCGGACGGACATGCCCGACTGGTTCGGCGGACAGGTCGATCGCCTGTCGGTGCCGGACCTGCCGGCGTTCGATCCCGGTGTGGCGACCGCGGAGATGGACGGTCGGTCGCGGACTCGATCGCGTTCGAGTCGGCCTTCGAACGACCCGATAGCGGACGTCTGGGAGACCGAGTGA
- a CDS encoding class I SAM-dependent methyltransferase, whose protein sequence is MTDDRPTGVDGDRLAVVVAKPRAQDVIDTLQEGGVYDADRSVTEHGEDAVAIPVTAPPETASYREVVRQVGEPRLRTLEDHLRERGWSDGEIDAAPGSWAVIGSVVLVEMGDAPRPGEVGDALLTMHGEADTVLARGGISSTHREPDVEVVAGEGDTRTVHREHGIEYGLDLSEVMFSPGNKAERARMGEIVDADDRVLDMFAGIGYFTLPMADAGAKVVAVEHNPTAFEFLLENAMRNGVTDRVQAYRADNRDVLEGGLDAFGDAPTVDRIVMGYYDATEPDGDGYAYLDPAIAALEPGGTMHVHEATPERLAFDRPIERIEDAADAQGRTVEVLDTRRVKGYSEGVAHVVVDARIE, encoded by the coding sequence ATGACTGACGATCGACCCACAGGGGTAGACGGTGACCGTCTCGCCGTCGTAGTCGCCAAGCCACGCGCCCAGGACGTCATCGATACCCTGCAGGAAGGGGGCGTCTACGACGCCGACCGCAGCGTCACGGAACACGGCGAGGACGCCGTCGCAATTCCCGTGACCGCGCCGCCGGAGACCGCCAGCTACCGCGAGGTCGTTCGGCAGGTCGGCGAACCGCGCCTCCGAACCCTCGAGGATCACCTCCGCGAGCGCGGCTGGAGTGACGGCGAGATCGACGCCGCGCCCGGTTCGTGGGCGGTCATCGGGTCGGTCGTCCTCGTCGAGATGGGCGACGCGCCGCGACCCGGGGAGGTCGGTGACGCGTTGCTGACGATGCACGGGGAGGCCGACACGGTCCTCGCGCGAGGTGGGATCTCCAGCACGCACCGCGAACCGGACGTCGAAGTCGTCGCCGGCGAGGGCGACACCCGAACCGTCCATCGCGAGCACGGCATCGAGTACGGGCTCGATCTGTCGGAGGTCATGTTCTCGCCCGGGAACAAGGCCGAGCGAGCGCGGATGGGCGAGATTGTGGACGCGGACGACCGCGTCCTCGATATGTTCGCGGGAATCGGCTACTTCACGCTCCCGATGGCCGACGCCGGCGCGAAAGTGGTCGCCGTCGAGCACAACCCGACGGCCTTCGAGTTCCTGCTGGAGAACGCGATGCGAAACGGTGTCACCGATCGCGTCCAGGCGTATCGGGCAGACAACCGCGACGTCCTCGAGGGCGGGCTCGACGCCTTCGGCGACGCCCCGACTGTCGATCGGATCGTGATGGGCTATTACGACGCGACCGAGCCCGACGGAGACGGCTACGCGTATCTCGATCCCGCGATCGCGGCGCTCGAACCCGGCGGGACGATGCACGTCCACGAGGCGACGCCCGAGCGACTGGCGTTCGACCGGCCGATCGAACGGATCGAAGACGCCGCCGACGCACAGGGCCGGACGGTCGAGGTACTCGACACGCGCCGCGTCAAAGGCTACAGCGAGGGAGTCGCTCACGTCGTCGTGGACGCCCGGATCGAGTAA
- a CDS encoding 60S ribosomal export protein NMD3, translating to MSRSGEFCPRCGDPIERDPEVSLPGGQRDPDRVLCDACYFEEFDLVDAPERVEVTVCSQCGAVHRGNRWVDVGAEDYTDVAVEAVSEELGVHVDAESVSWQVAPEEVDETTIRMHCQFSGVIRETPVTEEVVVPVKIGRETCDRCGKIAGGSFASVVQIRADERTPTGEEIKRAREIAESYVAAREETGDRNAFITEVSEVEEGLNMKISTNQLGEGVAKQIVEELGGTYSDSERLISEDSDGNELYRVTYAVRLPRYRPGEIIDPDDGDGPVLVTSVRGNLKGTRLASGDRYEAAFEDEDAPDARRLGEREDGTETTLVAIEDEHAVQVLDPETYETKSVPRPEFLDSDADEVPVLKSRAGLHLLPERSDANGGRDD from the coding sequence ATGAGTCGGTCTGGGGAATTCTGCCCGCGTTGTGGCGACCCGATCGAGCGCGACCCCGAGGTCAGCCTGCCGGGCGGCCAGCGCGATCCGGATCGCGTCCTCTGTGACGCCTGCTACTTCGAGGAGTTCGATCTCGTGGACGCGCCCGAACGGGTCGAGGTCACCGTCTGTTCGCAATGTGGGGCCGTCCACCGCGGGAACAGGTGGGTCGACGTCGGCGCCGAGGACTACACCGACGTGGCTGTCGAGGCGGTCTCGGAAGAACTCGGCGTCCACGTCGACGCCGAGAGCGTCTCCTGGCAGGTCGCCCCCGAGGAGGTCGACGAGACGACGATCCGGATGCACTGTCAGTTCTCCGGCGTGATCCGGGAGACGCCAGTCACCGAGGAGGTCGTCGTCCCGGTCAAGATCGGCCGGGAGACCTGTGATCGATGCGGGAAGATCGCCGGCGGGTCCTTCGCCAGCGTCGTCCAGATCCGGGCCGACGAACGGACGCCGACGGGCGAGGAGATCAAGCGCGCCCGCGAGATCGCCGAGTCCTACGTCGCCGCCCGCGAGGAGACCGGCGACCGAAACGCCTTCATCACGGAGGTCAGCGAGGTCGAGGAGGGGCTGAACATGAAGATCTCGACGAACCAGCTGGGGGAGGGCGTCGCCAAGCAGATCGTCGAGGAACTGGGCGGAACGTATTCCGATTCGGAGCGGTTGATCTCGGAAGACAGCGACGGGAACGAGCTCTATCGGGTCACCTACGCGGTCCGGCTACCGCGGTATCGTCCCGGCGAGATCATCGATCCTGACGACGGCGACGGGCCGGTGCTGGTCACGAGCGTTCGGGGCAACCTCAAGGGGACGCGCCTGGCCAGCGGGGATCGCTACGAGGCCGCTTTTGAGGACGAGGACGCTCCGGACGCCCGGCGACTCGGCGAACGCGAGGACGGTACGGAGACGACGCTGGTGGCGATCGAAGACGAGCACGCCGTGCAGGTCCTCGATCCCGAGACGTACGAGACGAAATCGGTCCCGCGACCGGAGTTTCTCGACTCCGACGCCGACGAGGTCCCGGTGTTGAAGAGTCGCGCCGGGCTTCATCTCCTCCCGGAGCGCAGTGATGCCAACGGTGGGCGCGATGACTGA
- a CDS encoding creatininase family protein — protein sequence MHLSETTWTDADAAETDLALLPTGSTEQHGPHAPMGTDALSAETIAADAADAYDGEVVVAPPVNVGISEEHRHFTGSLWVSEDTFRSYVGETLESLASHGWERIVVVNGHGGNTDALREVCGAITRDGDAYAVPWTWFDALEFDGYGVELGHGGPAETAVVEAVRPDLVHEDRFGDAAAGAGDGFGQFHRGTNLAYDFAEFSDSGNVGDPGDGDAELGERLLADATAALVDLLGTIADRDLSRPVHR from the coding sequence ATGCACCTCTCGGAGACGACCTGGACCGACGCCGACGCCGCCGAGACCGACCTCGCGCTGTTGCCGACCGGCAGCACCGAGCAGCACGGCCCGCACGCGCCGATGGGGACCGACGCGCTCAGCGCGGAGACGATCGCCGCCGACGCCGCCGACGCCTACGACGGCGAGGTCGTCGTCGCTCCGCCAGTGAACGTCGGGATCTCCGAGGAGCATCGCCACTTCACGGGCTCGCTGTGGGTCAGCGAGGACACGTTCCGGTCGTACGTCGGAGAGACCCTCGAAAGTCTCGCGAGCCACGGCTGGGAGCGGATCGTCGTCGTCAACGGTCACGGCGGCAACACCGATGCGCTCCGGGAGGTCTGCGGGGCGATCACTCGGGACGGCGACGCCTACGCCGTCCCCTGGACGTGGTTCGACGCGCTGGAGTTCGACGGCTACGGCGTCGAGTTGGGTCACGGCGGCCCCGCCGAGACGGCCGTCGTCGAGGCGGTCCGGCCTGACCTCGTCCACGAGGACCGTTTCGGGGACGCGGCCGCGGGAGCAGGCGACGGGTTCGGTCAGTTCCACCGGGGGACGAACCTGGCCTACGACTTCGCGGAGTTCAGCGACAGCGGTAACGTCGGCGATCCCGGTGACGGAGACGCCGAACTGGGCGAGCGGTTGCTCGCGGACGCGACCGCGGCGCTAGTCGACCTTCTTGGCACGATCGCCGATCGGGACCTGTCTCGTCCCGTCCACCGCTGA
- a CDS encoding DUF5790 family protein, whose product MSQATFDDDELFDEAATDMRADVERSLEQAREALPEAGAVWETDADNTLGVLNGLKTALDVGDAEEALRDAKKWYTMGKRADAFEDADDLEAAITEVEELIADIEAAHEAVGDLTGTIPAIKNALEDADEDE is encoded by the coding sequence ATGAGTCAGGCGACGTTCGACGACGACGAACTGTTCGACGAGGCAGCGACCGACATGCGCGCGGACGTCGAAAGGAGCCTCGAACAGGCGCGCGAGGCACTGCCCGAGGCCGGGGCAGTCTGGGAGACCGACGCCGACAACACGCTCGGTGTACTCAACGGGCTCAAGACCGCGCTCGACGTCGGCGACGCCGAGGAGGCGCTGCGGGACGCCAAGAAGTGGTACACGATGGGCAAGCGCGCCGACGCCTTCGAGGACGCCGACGACCTCGAGGCGGCGATCACGGAGGTCGAAGAACTGATCGCCGACATCGAGGCGGCACACGAGGCGGTCGGCGATCTCACCGGGACGATTCCGGCGATCAAGAACGCCCTCGAAGACGCAGACGAGGACGAGTAG